Proteins encoded in a region of the Leptolyngbya subtilissima AS-A7 genome:
- a CDS encoding tetratricopeptide repeat protein, which translates to MNQIGKKHTGKLGLALGLMLLVGQAAPAANLEEQLDLRPNSATQGESRDVADGWMQLGNQQLAEGNLTQAVDSWAEAAEIYRLLGDGQSAGRAYGSMGAAFATLDRYPEAERAFVLRIGTARDNDDLLGQVYGLNNLGNLYINQGRLNEGQAHFQEALQIARTTGDSRAIGISLSNLGQVATQRGDLDVAVQLLEAATNYRILASDYLGEAHSSNSLGDVYVALGRDSNAIGAYRVGLRAGVDAGDRNLQIRALDGLIGIYLERDDLVQAKGYLDRRAALTLGTVPPDLQTALSYRSLGDYYLLVDDRARAEQAFTLGLQIARDLQQKSLEAEFINRLLEF; encoded by the coding sequence ATGAATCAAATCGGTAAGAAGCACACCGGCAAACTGGGCCTGGCGCTAGGTCTCATGCTTCTGGTTGGGCAGGCCGCCCCAGCTGCCAACTTAGAAGAACAGCTCGATCTGCGCCCCAACAGCGCGACTCAGGGAGAGTCGCGAGATGTGGCTGACGGCTGGATGCAGCTGGGCAACCAGCAGCTGGCCGAGGGCAATCTCACCCAAGCCGTGGATTCTTGGGCCGAGGCGGCCGAGATCTATCGTCTGTTGGGTGACGGTCAGTCGGCGGGGCGGGCCTACGGCTCGATGGGAGCGGCTTTTGCTACCCTAGACCGCTACCCCGAAGCCGAGCGAGCGTTTGTGCTACGCATCGGCACCGCCCGGGACAACGACGACCTGTTAGGGCAGGTCTACGGCCTCAACAACTTGGGCAATCTCTACATCAATCAGGGCCGACTGAACGAAGGGCAGGCTCACTTTCAAGAGGCCCTACAAATTGCCCGCACTACAGGTGATTCGCGGGCGATCGGCATTTCCCTCAGCAACCTGGGCCAGGTAGCAACCCAACGAGGCGATCTAGACGTGGCGGTACAGTTGCTCGAAGCCGCTACCAACTACCGCATTTTGGCCAGCGACTACCTGGGTGAGGCCCACTCGTCCAACAGCTTGGGCGATGTTTATGTGGCCCTGGGGCGCGATTCTAACGCCATCGGGGCATATCGGGTAGGGCTACGGGCTGGAGTTGATGCGGGCGATCGCAATCTGCAAATTCGCGCCCTCGATGGCCTAATTGGTATTTACCTAGAGCGGGACGACCTAGTTCAGGCCAAAGGCTACCTTGACCGGCGTGCCGCCCTTACCTTGGGAACTGTGCCGCCGGATCTACAGACCGCCCTCAGCTACCGATCGCTGGGCGACTATTACCTGCTAGTTGACGATCGGGCTCGGGCCGAGCAAGCCTTTACTTTGGGGCTACAAATCGCGCGCGATCTTCAGCAAAAGTCCCTAGAAGCCGAGTTCATCAACCGGCTGCTGGAGTTTTAG